One genomic window of Amphiura filiformis chromosome 3, Afil_fr2py, whole genome shotgun sequence includes the following:
- the LOC140148299 gene encoding uncharacterized protein isoform X2: MYIEITRCDSCDPHCIFRLCGQQMAQSLHILTFCYIYAKSCKTRLIEKVNANAIRIYENAEIAEYKKKVTDLYDTAAKMGIPHACSPYWGLCYRPRSDEAAIS; encoded by the exons ATGTATATTGAAATCACAAGGTGTGATAGTTGTGATCCGCATTGTATTTTTCGTTTGTGTGGTCAACAAATGGCACAAAGCTTACATATTTTGACTTTTTGTtacatttatgcaaaaagctgcAAAACACGTTTGATCGAAAAG GTTAATGCTAATGCCATACGAATATATGAAAATGCAGAGATTGCAGAGTATAAGAAG aaAGTCACTGATCTTTATGACACTGCTGCAAAGATGGGCATTCCTCATGCCTGTAGTCCTTATTGGGGTCTTTGTTATAG GCCACGTTCTGACGAAGCAGCAATCAGTTGA
- the LOC140148299 gene encoding uncharacterized protein isoform X1, with amino-acid sequence MIAFILEWFVAWRCFDNLTYIITPLYESRNQIIKDLTFVPFYLLSSTRQNTDLFKVNANAIRIYENAEIAEYKKKVTDLYDTAAKMGIPHACSPYWGLCYRPRSDEAAIS; translated from the exons ATGATTGCTTTTATACTGGAATGGTTCGTTGCATGGCGTTGTTTTGATAACCTAACATATATTATTACACCTTTATATGAAAGCCGAAATCAAATCATCAAGGATCTGACTTTTGTGCCATTCTATTTGCTATCATCTACCAGACAAAATACCGATTTATTTAAG GTTAATGCTAATGCCATACGAATATATGAAAATGCAGAGATTGCAGAGTATAAGAAG aaAGTCACTGATCTTTATGACACTGCTGCAAAGATGGGCATTCCTCATGCCTGTAGTCCTTATTGGGGTCTTTGTTATAG GCCACGTTCTGACGAAGCAGCAATCAGTTGA
- the LOC140147170 gene encoding uncharacterized protein: YLQIYNQQRKESGFTVLAMSSYTYVDMTENWLRSIETLHIYPNITIIATDLAAYNELTKFSDSLSLIQAPTPRKPGDRSYTHFRWKYVLDLLQRNQDVLVSDVDTVWLENPFPYFWNRHDIFISWNPVSKRCPGLIFLRSTQNTIQFVTEFINRLSKEDSDTKVLNFMIDNQVIPTLTYSILDPLRFISGWFYFNDDWRTRHANVSPVVIHANGINMTSKDADWHDAKVKHLKKYGLWFNGNAKLTWEAGTASFVVAK, encoded by the coding sequence TACCTACAAATCTACAATCAACAACGAAAAGAATCTGGCTTCACTGTCTTGGCAATGTCCAGTTACACCTACGTAGACATGACAGAAAACTGGCTGCGAAGTATCGAAACATTGCACATCTATCCTAACATAACAATAATTGCAACCGATTTAGCTGCATATAATGAGCTGACAAAGTTCTCAGATAGTCTTAGCCTCATCCAGGCACCAACACCTAGGAAGCCTGGCGATCGATCTTACACACACTTCAGATGGAAGTATGTTCTTGATCTGCTTCAGCGCAACCAAGACGTCTTGGTATCCGATGTTGACACAGTGTGGTTAGAGAATCCATTTCCATACTTCTGGAACCGTCATGATATATTTATCTCATGGAATCCAGTCAGCAAACGTTGTCCTGGGTTGATCTTCCTGCGTAGTACACAAAACACTATTCAATTTGTTACAGAATTTATAAATAGGTTATCAAAAGAGGACAGCGATACTAAAGTACTTAATTTTATGATTGACAACCAAGTTATACCGACACTAACATACAGCATCTTGGACCCACTTCGGTTCATCTCCGGTTGGTTTTATTTCAATGATGATTGGAGGACACGCCATGCCAATGTGTCTCCTGTGGTCATTCACGCCAATGGCATTAACATGACCAGCAAAGATGCAGATTGGCATGATGCCAAAGTTAAGCATCTGAAAAAATATGGCCTATGGTTTAATGGCAATGCAAAGCTGACGTGGGAAGCAGGGACTGCATCTTTTGTAGTGGCAAAATAA